The genomic DNA GCCGATCGTGTTCATCCCGGATCTTGCCAGAGATATGAAGAGCGACAGCTCGGTTATATTGGTCGATCCGGATATCGGTGTCGCATTCCAGATGGAAAGCGACAGATATGAGAAAACCGAACCCGCGATCCATAAGCTGATCAAGCATCGAAGAAAGAAGAGGGGAAATTGAAGAGCGCGACGCCTCTTTTACGTCGCAGTGACCCGTGCACGTGACAAAGTGATCCTTACTGCAACGAAAGAGAAGGGTTTCGCAATGGATATTCTCAAGCCCGGGCTAGATGCGGCGGGAATCATCAATGAGATAATTCCTTACGACGAAAAAGCGGCAATTGCGCCCAGCCCTGGCGAAATGGCGCCATTCAGGACGCCGCAACACGTAAATGTTGAACCGGTCACTTTCGGCCTGCGTGAACTTCCGGTCACCGCATTGACCACTTATTCGAAATGCCCTCTCCGATTCAAGTTCCAATATGTTGACGGTCACCAGGCCTTGCCGAAGGTTACGGTGTCGGTATGGCGATAGGGTCGTTGGCCCACCTCGCCCTTGAACTCGACATCGATAACATTGAAGACCTTCGCGTCGAATCGGCAGACAGTCCCGACAGCCATCTCGCGACGGCACTTGAGCTCGCTGAACGCTTTCGCTGCGACTCCGCGTTTGCAAATGTAAGATCGGCAGAATGTGAACGTGAGGTTCCATTTATTATTAAAATTGGAGTCACCACTCTTCACGGCATTGCAGATCTCGTCGGAGCTGACTTCGTATTGGACTACAAGACTGATTCAGAAATGAACCCAGAGGAGCATCGATTCCAACTTTGGGCATACGCAAAGGCCCTTGGAAAATCAAAAGCATACATCGCATATTTAAGACACGGCGTTCTCCATGAATTCGACCAAATGAATACGAACGACTCGAATCTGGCTGCGGAAAGACTGATTCAAGGAATAAAGGACGGTTTCTATAAGGCGTCACCTGCCAAAGAAGCCTGCGGCAATTGTCAGTATTCTGAAGTATGTATTGATCGATTTCCCCATTAGCCAGAGGATGCGTGTCGTTGCCGAACGGCTTAAAGTCGAACAATTTCTTTTCGACATTGGTACATCGGCGGCCCAATCTGCTCACGACTTAAACGACAGGAACCACGAGGGCAGACGCCTGAAGAAAATGGCGACGCTCAATTTCCTGCTCAGTGAGCTTGCAGGTCTAGTGATTTAATTCCACCGGGTTGAAATGAAGACGACCCCGAAGCGAAGTAGCGAGTCCGGAATCCGGTGAAAATACCGTCTTGGGGGATATGGGGCTCTACAGTGTCACAGTCAATGATTTATATAACCTGGATTAACATCAGAAGGAACACTTGCGTCATATGCTCGTACACTTATCTTCTAGGTAGTGATCACTAACGACCCGAATGACTGCATCCGACCTAAGGCGGAGCAGAAATATGTTGATATGAAACCCACAGAATCGAAAACACCGTTGGACCAACTTCCGGAGCGAGTTTTAACCGATCCCAGTCCGGAGAATCGCCCCATGCCCTTGGTACTTTCTTCTGCCGAAGAAGCAAGGCTTGCTCGGTTCAAAGGTTGCTTGCTGGCGGGTGCAGTCGGAGACGCCCTTGGTGCGGCGGTCGAATTTGATTCGCTTGAGCGGATCCGTGAGCGGTTCGGCGATTCGGGATTGAGGGATTATGCATTAGCGTATGGACGTATCGGAGCTATAACGGACGATACGCAAATGACGCTATTTACTGCGGAAGGCCTTATTCGATCGTACATGCGATCCTCAGAGCGAGGTATTTGTAATCCGGCAAGTGTGATTCACAGGGCCTATCTGCGTTGGCTGTATACGCAGCGGATCCATGTTCCGAACGACGATCGTGAGTTGCCAGATTATCTAACGGGGAGCTGGTTACTTGATGTTCCTGATCTTAACGTCCGCCGTGCCCCGGGAAACACCTGCCTCTCCGCGCTCCGATCCGGCGAAATGGGAACGATTGAAGAACCAATCAATAACAGCAAGGGTTGCGGCGGCGTGATGCGTATTGCCCCCGCGGGCCTTTTTGGCATCGAGCCGTTTCGCATCGGTGCTGAGGCTGCGGCGACAACGCACGGCCACCCGACGGGGTATATCAGTGCCGGTGTTCTTGCGGTAATCGTCAGCAAAATTGTCGAGGGTCGCAGCCTTGTTGATTCTGTTAATCACGCCGTGTACGAAGTTCTGCCAAACGTTAAGAACCACGAAGAAACATTTGAAGCTCTGGACAAAGCGATCAGCCTTGCGCAGGACCGAACAAGAACCCCTTCGCCCGAATTGGTCGAAACGCTGGGTGGGGGCTGGGTTGGCGAAGAGGCCGTGGCCATAGCTATCTATTGTTCACTCGCTCGCGAAAATGATCTGACTGAAGCCCTACTGCTTGCGGTAAACCACTCAGGCGACACCGACAGCACGGGTGCGATCACAGGCAATATCCTCGGAACTTTGCACGGAGTGGGCTCGATTCCCGTCCACTGGCTCGAGCGTCTTGAGCTGAGGAAGGAGATCGAACAGATAGCCGTGGACCTGCACGCCGCTTCACTGGGGGCGGACCTTTGGGATCGATACCCCGGATGGTAGCGATGTGAGTGTTGATTCCCCGGCCTTCATTTTCGCCTAATTGGTATGGAAAATACTGCTGCGTTCGTACCGGGGTTTTCATTGAAGCTTTTGGTTATCTTATCGATTTGAGCAGTTCCGGCCTTGGCACTGCTTGATGTCAGACTCAGGCAGGAGAACCCTCATGACGGAAAACTGGCGTAATGATTACCTAGCGGAATCC from Acidobacteriota bacterium includes the following:
- a CDS encoding ADP-ribosylglycohydrolase family protein encodes the protein MPLVLSSAEEARLARFKGCLLAGAVGDALGAAVEFDSLERIRERFGDSGLRDYALAYGRIGAITDDTQMTLFTAEGLIRSYMRSSERGICNPASVIHRAYLRWLYTQRIHVPNDDRELPDYLTGSWLLDVPDLNVRRAPGNTCLSALRSGEMGTIEEPINNSKGCGGVMRIAPAGLFGIEPFRIGAEAAATTHGHPTGYISAGVLAVIVSKIVEGRSLVDSVNHAVYEVLPNVKNHEETFEALDKAISLAQDRTRTPSPELVETLGGGWVGEEAVAIAIYCSLARENDLTEALLLAVNHSGDTDSTGAITGNILGTLHGVGSIPVHWLERLELRKEIEQIAVDLHAASLGADLWDRYPGW
- a CDS encoding PD-(D/E)XK nuclease family protein; protein product: MAIGSLAHLALELDIDNIEDLRVESADSPDSHLATALELAERFRCDSAFANVRSAECEREVPFIIKIGVTTLHGIADLVGADFVLDYKTDSEMNPEEHRFQLWAYAKALGKSKAYIAYLRHGVLHEFDQMNTNDSNLAAERLIQGIKDGFYKASPAKEACGNCQYSEVCIDRFPH